GGAAAGCGCACTTCAAGCAATGGGTATGTATCTCAAGTAACTTATTATCAGGCAAAAAACTGTGAAGGATGCCCCTTAAGAGCACAATGCCACAAAGCGACAGGTAACAGAAGAATCGAAGTGAACCATAGGTTAAACTTCTTAAAACAGCAGGCCAAGGAAAAACTAATGAATAAAAAGGGGCTTGAACACAGGAGCAAAAGACCAATAGAGGCGGAAGCTGCGTTTGGCCAGCTGAAAAGCAATAATAAATTCAACAGATTTACACTCACTGGTTTAGAAAAAGTGGAATTAGAGTTCTTATTGATGGCAATTGGCCATAATCTGAGAAAAATGGTGGCTAAAAGTATGCACTCTGGACTAAAACTATCTAAAAAATCATCTTTGGGTTATAAACCCTACAATAGTCGGCCGGTATTTTACGTTCCAAAGGAAAATTCTAATCAAAGATCACTGGTAATGGCATTGGATTTTCAAAATCAAAAAATAGCGGCATAAAAAAAGCTGCCCTTTTCGGACAGCCCCTTTAATAAAAGGTCTAAAGATCAGTAACTTCTCAGCTTATGGATCAAATCCGTCCTGTTAATGGCATGCGTTTTTGAAAAAATATTCTTGAGATGGGTTTTAACTGTATTTTTACTCACAAATAATTTAGTTGCAATTTCACTATTGGTAAGACCCTCTTCGACCAAATTGATAATTTCAATTTCCCTGTTGGTAAGCGGGCTTGGGAGTTTGGTATTGATTTTCTCAAAATCAAAATCAGAACCGATATATAAAATTTGTTTTTTTTCGAGAGGAGTAACTCTCTTTTTTTGTTTCCATTTTCGAATGAAGTAAAAAATAATGACCTGGGTAATAACAAGGAATAAGCCTAGAAAAATGACATGCCAATTGTAAAGGCCCCATTCTTTTTCACTAGAGGTATTTACTTCCAATATGTCCGAATACGCCAAAATTGAAATTTTTTCATGGATTTTATTTGGTTTTAGTTCTTTGATTTCTGTGCCAAAAGGAATGGTCTTCAAGGATTCCGGAAGATTTGGGATGCCACCCTGTCCAAAACTGTATTGAAAACTTGAGATAATTGTAAAAAGTACAAGACAAAACTTTGTATTTATTGGATTAATAATTTTCATTTTCCAATTCAGATTGTCTTTTTCCATGATTATTTGTTGAAAAATTTTTGGAAAATCAGATCAGGAATTAGCAATAAAATTCCGTTATTCTATGTTTGTAGTCATAATTTAGTGAAAAAGGTTGATTTATACCAATAAAACTTAATTTTGTTTGGTTTTTGCTTAATTGGCGCCTTCTAAGAAATCAATCAGGCTCTCGATGCTGTAAAATATTTTTGTTTGTTGATTTCCAATTAGTTGTATGGCAAAAGGCTCTTCTGTTACCAAAATGTGAAGGTCCTTTAAATGCTTTGAAAACCCCTTTTTTGCCAGTGCTGCTTTGATCCATATGACGGGAATTTGGGGACCTTCGATATTAACGCTGTTTTTTTGATCCTTTTGAATTATTTTACCGGAAAGGGCGTCAAATGCAAGTCCTTTTCCTGGCAATAAAACATTCATTTGATTTCGGATAATAAGGTCCTCAGGAATCCCTATTACCAGAGGTATGCCACACTGCATCAGCCAAAAGACATCTGCAGTTTCAATGGCTACCTCTAAGTCATGCGTTGTGATCAAGATGGCTTTATGCGCTTTCTTGGCTAATTTTTTTAAAAGATGCATGATTTCCAGTCTATTGACAAGATCCAGATGAGCAGTGGGTTCATCGAGAATTAAAATTTCGCCATCCTGAGCCAAGGCTCTGGCAATCATGGCTTTTTGAAGTTGTCCATCACTTAATTCGCTTAAGTGGCATTCGCTCAAGTATTGGATATTGGTGGCCTCAATGGCTTTTTCTACTTTCTCTTTGTCCTGCTGTCTGAGCTGACCTAACCAGCCGGTATGCGGAATTCTTCCCAGTTCAACCAATTGCCTGACTGTAAGTGAACCTGTACTTACCTTTTCTGTAAGTACTACAGAGATTTTTTTAGAAATTTCATGTAAACTGTATTCTCTGAGAGGTTTTTCCAAAAGGGTAATGTTTCCTTGAATAGCTGGAATTTGCCCCATGATTGTTTTGATCAAAGTCGATTTTCCTACTCCATTTGGACCTAACAAGCAAGTAAGTTTGCCTTTTTCCAAATGGAAATTCAGGTTTTCAGCTACCACTTTTTTTCTTCCTGCTTTGTGATAGCCTATGGAAAGACTTTCTGCTTTTAATATGGAGTTTTGTTTGTCCATTAGAACTCTTTTGAAAAATTTCTTCTCAATATCAACCAAATGACCATGGGTGCCCCTATTAAAGAAGTTACAGCATTGATCGGCAAAGTCTGTGCACTTCCGGGTAGTTGGCTTATTGCATCACAAAAAAGCATAATGATAGCCCCTGCAATAGCAGAACCTGGTAGCAGGATCCGGTGGTCCCCTGATTTAAAAATTAATCTTGCCATATGGGGAACAGCAATTCCGATAAATGCAATTGGGCCACATATGGCTGTGGTACTTCCTGCGAGAATACCAGTGCTCAGAATTATCCCCCATCTTAGTCTTTTAATGTTTATTCCCATACTTTCGGCATAGGCCTCACCCAAGAGCATGGCATTGTAGGATTTTAGCAAGAATAAGGCGGGTAGCAGCCCTAGGAGGCTTGCAATCAACAATCCCAATAATTGCGTATAAGAGCTGATGCCCAAACTCCCCATTGACCAAACGGTGAAAAGCTTCAACTGCTCTGCTCCCGAAAAATAAGAAAGGACAGCAACAATAGCTGATACTGCCGAACCAAACATTAGTCCTACAATCAGTAAAGTCATACTGTCCCGGACTCTCCACGCTGTAAAGCTTATGAGGAGAAGGACAAGGATAGCCCCTAAACTGGCTGAAATGATGATAGACCAGACTCCAAGTTGGCCAAAATAAATAACCCACCCGAATGCAGTACTTGCCATTACCATAATTGCCACTCCCAATCCAGCCCCAGAACTTATTCCCAGAACATAAGGGCCTGCTAAGGGATTTCGAAAAAAGGTCTGCATTTGTAATCCGCTGATAGAGAGGTTGATTCCGGCTAGTATTGCAGTGATCGCCTTTGGTAGACGGAATTCCATTAGGATGGTTTCCCAGGAAGCTTTCAAAAATGGTTTTCCTGTGATTCTCGATGCAATGTCAGGGAATGGAATATGCACTGATCCAATCGAAAGATTCAGGATAAACAGCAAAAGGCAAATAATCAGCCCCAATAGAAAAGTGATATATATGGGTTTATTTTTCATTCAGTCGGCTGTAAAAATATGGGGTATAATCCGGTAATATATCAGGATACATGATTTTGATTAAATCCTTAAGAATGAGGTCAGGTCTTAAATATCCCAATTCAAAGTATTCCACCCCACCTTTGATCCCTTTTTTCTTCGTGTAAGTATATACTTGTCCCTTCTGAAAAGCTTGGAAATAGGTATACCTTGGGTCAGCTTTCCCCATTTCCTCCAAAGAATTGTGATCAGCTGCGCCAATCCAAAAATCAGCGTCCTGTGCCTTTTCAAACACGTATTCATAACTCAATTGTATGCTTCCTGTTCCTGGATGATCCTTAAAACCGTAATCCCCTCCTGCTGCCTGGATTAGTTTAGCTCCCCAACTGTCGGCTCCAGGAACATACCATATGTCTTTATACATCACACCAGACATTATTTTTGGCTTATGGGTTTGATCATTCTTTTTAGCCAAGGCCTCAGCCTCTTCATAAGCATTTTTGATGGCCTCAAAAGCTTGATGCGCTTCCTCCCACCTGCCCAATAAAGCTCCGGTAAACTTGATCCATTCTGCCCTTCCTAAGGGATGACCCTCCAGATATTCCCCATTCAAGGGGGCTGGAATACCGGATTTTTGAAAAAGGTCCAGGTTTCGTAAATCTTCACCCAAGGTAGAAATCATAATCCAATCAGGCGCTAGATCGATGACCATTTCAACATTGGTCTGTGCTCCCTTTCCCAAATCTTTCACTTTTCCAAGATGGATCATTTTCCTTACTTTTTCAGAGGAAATCAGGTCAAGATTTGGAAATCCGATCAATGTTGAACTTTCTCCCAAATATTCCAAATGGGGAATTTGGGTAGTTGAGGTAAGGATTACTTTTTTGACAGGTAATTGGATGATGGCGTCAAATTTTCCTTTTGGGATTTCACCTTGTTGTTCCATCACCAGATACCTAAAGGGCTGATGCTTTCCGGGGAAAGCTTGAAGTACTTCTAAAACTTTAAAACCTATTCCTTGGTACACCTTAAATCCCTCGGCGTAATCCAATTCCAGGAGCTTGTAATCCAGGTCGGTTTTTTGTTCAGCGTGTTGGCATGAAAGCAATGCCAGAAATAAAAGAAAAAAGATGCTCTGTTTATTTGAAAATAATGCTTTCATACTATCGGGCTTGAATTTAGCCCCAAAGATAGGTAGCCCAATTGAAAAGGCAGGATTAAAAATTTCAATATTTAAATTTAAACACTTTTCCGATAAAATTTATTATGTTTGCACCAGAAAAACGGTTCCCGAACCTTTTTGGAACTCGGGATTAAAAGGGAATCCGGTGTGAAACCGGAGCTGTCCCCGCAACTGTAACCCCATCCCGACCTCGTCGGGATAGAGATTTGCCTTCCTCTATGCCATTGCCTCATTTTATTGGGGTGAGAAGGCCGGTAAGTCCAGGGAAGCCAGGAGACCTGCCATTTTTCTTCATATTCAAAGCTTTCGGGTGAAAGGCTGAGGTAAAATCTACGGGTATCAATCTTTCTTTTGATTATTTCTGAAAAGAAAGATGATCTACTCACATTATTCTATCTCAATTATTTACACGGTATGGCTTTGGGTTAAATAGGTGTTCCACTTCATTTAATTCAAAAGACATTGATTGCTTGGTTGCTGTTGTTTTATCAGGGTTTTTACTCCTTGGTACCTGAGGCTGCTTTCCATAAAAAAGTAGGCAGGCACCATTATGGACTTTCAGAAATTATAACAGAAGGAATTCCTCAGGATACAGTGCATCTCGGTGAAGTGGAGGTTTTCTCACCAGCCTTGGACAAATACACCCATGGACAACAGATAAAAGCCATCAAATCCGAAGATTTGAGAGATTTTCAAGGATTTGGATTGTCTGATCTGATTCAACAGCGTACAGGTTTGTTTTTGAGACAGTATGGTCCCGGTATGCTGGCCTCTCTGACCATGCGCGGGACTTCGGCTGGACACAATGCGGTGTTTTGGAATGGCCTACCTATTAATAGCCCCTCCTTGGGACAAACAGATTTTTCCATTCTCCCCGTGGGAGCATTCGATGAGGTTCAACTTCACTTAGGAAGTGGAGGAGCTTTGTATGGCACAGATGCCATTGGTGGCACTGTACATTTGAATTCCAGGCTGAAATTTGGTCAAGGTCATTCTTTTCAGACTGATAGCAATTTGGGCAGCTTTGGGCGTTGGAACCAACAGCTGCAATATGGCTTTTCTAACAAACGTATTTCGCTCAGGACAAGAGTTTACAGAAATATTGCAGAAAATGACTTTCCCTTTCCCAACCTTGCCAAACCTGGAATTCCAATAGAAAGACAGGAGCATGCAGCTTTTTATCAGGAAGGATTTTCACAGGATCTTGCCTTCCAAATCAAGCCAAATCAGCTGATCAGCAGTTCCCTTTGGTACAATCAGACGGAGAGGGAAATTCAGCCGGTTATGGGTTCCAATACCCTGGATAGTCAAGAGGACAGGAGTTTGCGATGGGTTTTGGATTATTTCAATTTTGGGATCAAGAAGACTTGGAATTTTAAAACAGGAATGGTCAGGGAC
This Cecembia calidifontis DNA region includes the following protein-coding sequences:
- a CDS encoding helix-turn-helix domain-containing protein, producing the protein MEKDNLNWKMKIINPINTKFCLVLFTIISSFQYSFGQGGIPNLPESLKTIPFGTEIKELKPNKIHEKISILAYSDILEVNTSSEKEWGLYNWHVIFLGLFLVITQVIIFYFIRKWKQKKRVTPLEKKQILYIGSDFDFEKINTKLPSPLTNREIEIINLVEEGLTNSEIATKLFVSKNTVKTHLKNIFSKTHAINRTDLIHKLRSY
- a CDS encoding ABC transporter ATP-binding protein; the encoded protein is MDKQNSILKAESLSIGYHKAGRKKVVAENLNFHLEKGKLTCLLGPNGVGKSTLIKTIMGQIPAIQGNITLLEKPLREYSLHEISKKISVVLTEKVSTGSLTVRQLVELGRIPHTGWLGQLRQQDKEKVEKAIEATNIQYLSECHLSELSDGQLQKAMIARALAQDGEILILDEPTAHLDLVNRLEIMHLLKKLAKKAHKAILITTHDLEVAIETADVFWLMQCGIPLVIGIPEDLIIRNQMNVLLPGKGLAFDALSGKIIQKDQKNSVNIEGPQIPVIWIKAALAKKGFSKHLKDLHILVTEEPFAIQLIGNQQTKIFYSIESLIDFLEGAN
- a CDS encoding iron ABC transporter permease translates to MKNKPIYITFLLGLIICLLLFILNLSIGSVHIPFPDIASRITGKPFLKASWETILMEFRLPKAITAILAGINLSISGLQMQTFFRNPLAGPYVLGISSGAGLGVAIMVMASTAFGWVIYFGQLGVWSIIISASLGAILVLLLISFTAWRVRDSMTLLIVGLMFGSAVSAIVAVLSYFSGAEQLKLFTVWSMGSLGISSYTQLLGLLIASLLGLLPALFLLKSYNAMLLGEAYAESMGINIKRLRWGIILSTGILAGSTTAICGPIAFIGIAVPHMARLIFKSGDHRILLPGSAIAGAIIMLFCDAISQLPGSAQTLPINAVTSLIGAPMVIWLILRRNFSKEF
- a CDS encoding ABC transporter substrate-binding protein, with translation MKALFSNKQSIFFLLFLALLSCQHAEQKTDLDYKLLELDYAEGFKVYQGIGFKVLEVLQAFPGKHQPFRYLVMEQQGEIPKGKFDAIIQLPVKKVILTSTTQIPHLEYLGESSTLIGFPNLDLISSEKVRKMIHLGKVKDLGKGAQTNVEMVIDLAPDWIMISTLGEDLRNLDLFQKSGIPAPLNGEYLEGHPLGRAEWIKFTGALLGRWEEAHQAFEAIKNAYEEAEALAKKNDQTHKPKIMSGVMYKDIWYVPGADSWGAKLIQAAGGDYGFKDHPGTGSIQLSYEYVFEKAQDADFWIGAADHNSLEEMGKADPRYTYFQAFQKGQVYTYTKKKGIKGGVEYFELGYLRPDLILKDLIKIMYPDILPDYTPYFYSRLNEK